The Calditerrivibrio nitroreducens DSM 19672 genome window below encodes:
- a CDS encoding diguanylate cyclase, protein MSSNEIKGKILIIDDSPANIQLINGILKDDYEIFFSTNGVSGIKKVYETSPDLILLDVVMPDMDGYEVLKKIKSDLLTRDIPVIFITALDSIDQEVKGLEAGAVDYITKPIIGAILKARVATHIELKKQRDYLENLTMIDGLTGIANKRRLNEYLEKWYKISLRKKLNLSIFMIDIDYFKLYNDTYGHLAGDDCLKFIAGAIKNSLKRPYDLVARFGGEEFACVIPETSYDDALMIAGRIKSNISNLRLEHKASTISSYVTVSIGGISGIPTELDGHFKMLERADESLYKAKQLGRDQIVIEKF, encoded by the coding sequence ATGAGTAGTAATGAAATTAAAGGTAAAATATTAATTATCGATGATTCCCCTGCCAACATACAACTAATTAATGGAATTTTAAAAGATGATTACGAAATATTTTTCAGTACAAACGGAGTTAGTGGGATAAAAAAAGTTTATGAAACCTCCCCTGATTTGATATTACTTGATGTTGTAATGCCGGATATGGATGGATACGAAGTTTTAAAAAAAATCAAATCTGATCTTTTAACAAGAGATATTCCCGTTATTTTCATTACTGCACTTGATTCCATAGATCAGGAGGTTAAAGGTCTTGAGGCAGGTGCAGTTGATTACATCACCAAACCGATTATAGGTGCAATTTTAAAAGCAAGAGTAGCTACTCATATTGAGCTAAAAAAGCAGAGGGATTATTTAGAAAACCTTACAATGATAGATGGTCTTACAGGTATAGCCAATAAAAGAAGATTGAATGAGTATTTGGAAAAATGGTATAAAATATCATTAAGAAAAAAATTAAATCTATCCATATTTATGATTGATATAGATTATTTTAAATTGTATAATGATACCTACGGTCATCTGGCGGGTGATGATTGTTTGAAATTTATAGCTGGTGCTATAAAAAATTCTCTAAAAAGACCTTATGATCTGGTGGCAAGATTTGGTGGAGAAGAATTTGCCTGTGTTATCCCAGAAACATCTTACGATGATGCTTTAATGATCGCTGGTAGAATTAAAAGCAATATATCTAATCTGAGATTAGAGCATAAAGCATCAACTATTTCATCTTATGTTACCGTAAGTATAGGTGGTATATCAGGAATACCAACTGAATTGGATGGACATTTTAAAATGCTCGAAAGAGCTGATGAATCATTATACAAAGCAAAACAACTTGGCAGAGACCAGATTGTCATTGAGAAATTCTAA
- a CDS encoding lytic murein transglycosylase, with translation MLRGLFILLVFFSILYANDNQTKLLYDPSYLEYVDNITKVLKSKHNVPEKFSKSILLSLKIDNATIEKITTPKEALIWGRYKKIFITDKRLSDAKKFLEEHRELLSEIEKEFNVDKEIIVALVAIESNFGKYKPVHNVGDALFTLAKGYPPRSQFFTKELIYYILLRYLDKTYDNDTLKGSYAGAIGLPQFMPSSILNYGIDYNNDCRMDLINDWKDVFASIANYLKLNGWIYKDPIAKQIKPDDINIFLPYLNKSPTFELDKLGYLQAKNRKAIVRKFDNENDFELWLTYKNYDVIKTYNRSDNYALTAYLIYESLLQ, from the coding sequence ATGTTAAGGGGATTATTCATATTACTGGTGTTTTTTAGTATCTTATACGCCAATGATAACCAGACTAAATTACTATATGATCCATCATACTTAGAGTATGTGGACAATATTACTAAAGTTTTAAAATCTAAGCACAACGTTCCGGAAAAATTTAGTAAATCGATACTGCTCTCTTTAAAAATAGATAATGCAACCATTGAAAAAATTACTACCCCAAAGGAAGCTTTGATATGGGGAAGATATAAAAAAATATTCATAACTGATAAACGATTGTCTGATGCTAAAAAGTTTTTAGAAGAGCATAGAGAACTTTTAAGTGAAATTGAAAAAGAGTTTAACGTTGATAAAGAGATAATAGTGGCGTTGGTGGCCATAGAATCAAATTTTGGTAAATATAAACCGGTTCACAATGTCGGAGACGCATTATTTACCCTTGCCAAAGGCTATCCCCCAAGGAGCCAATTTTTTACAAAAGAACTAATTTACTATATTTTGTTGAGATATTTAGATAAAACATATGATAACGACACGTTAAAAGGTTCGTATGCTGGTGCCATTGGTTTACCTCAGTTTATGCCATCAAGTATTTTAAATTATGGTATTGATTATAACAACGATTGTAGAATGGATCTTATAAATGATTGGAAGGATGTTTTTGCCAGTATAGCAAACTATCTAAAACTCAACGGCTGGATCTATAAAGATCCAATTGCTAAGCAGATTAAGCCTGATGATATAAATATATTTCTACCATATCTTAATAAATCTCCAACCTTTGAGTTGGATAAATTAGGGTATCTCCAGGCAAAAAATAGAAAAGCTATAGTCAGAAAGTTTGATAATGAAAATGACTTTGAGCTATGGCTAACATACAAAAATTATGATGTGATAAAAACTTACAATAGAAGTGATAACTATGCTCTTACTGCATATCTTATTTACGAAAGTTTACTTCAATAA
- the rpmH gene encoding 50S ribosomal protein L34: MRTLKKLTKLKKIRDHGFRARKSTKGGRNVLKRRRAKGRKRLAL, from the coding sequence ATGAGAACATTAAAAAAACTTACAAAGTTAAAGAAAATTAGAGATCATGGATTCAGAGCGAGAAAATCCACAAAAGGTGGAAGGAATGTTTTAAAAAGAAGAAGGGCTAAAGGTAGGAAAAGATTGGCACTGTAG
- the rnpA gene encoding ribonuclease P protein component, with protein MFKNGKKLYFKYFCIFYINGSGRVGLVVGKKVSKNSADRNLIKRRLRHIYRTNKELFKNLDLVIVALPSSLMATYWELLDDITQNIKKITVRDD; from the coding sequence CTGTTTAAAAACGGTAAAAAACTATATTTTAAATACTTTTGTATATTTTATATCAATGGTTCAGGTAGAGTCGGTTTAGTAGTTGGCAAAAAAGTTAGTAAAAATTCAGCTGATAGGAACCTAATAAAGAGAAGGTTGAGGCATATATACAGGACTAACAAGGAGCTTTTCAAAAATCTTGATTTAGTCATTGTTGCCCTACCTTCTTCTTTGATGGCCACATATTGGGAATTGTTGGATGATATTACACAAAATATTAAAAAAATTACTGTTAGAGATGATTAA
- the yidD gene encoding membrane protein insertion efficiency factor YidD, producing the protein MILHKILKKLLLEMINFYQMAISPFLGNNCRFYPSCSAYAKEAIEKKGVFKGILLSIWRILRCNPFNKGGIDHVK; encoded by the coding sequence ATGATATTACACAAAATATTAAAAAAATTACTGTTAGAGATGATTAATTTTTATCAAATGGCAATTTCCCCATTCTTGGGCAATAATTGCAGATTTTATCCATCTTGCTCTGCCTATGCAAAGGAAGCAATAGAAAAAAAAGGGGTTTTCAAAGGGATTTTATTATCCATCTGGCGTATACTAAGGTGCAACCCTTTTAATAAAGGTGGCATCGACCATGTTAAATAA
- the yidC gene encoding membrane protein insertase YidC, which produces MDKRTLLAVAISIMILIAYQFFFAPAPMPVAQDNSATLSKDKDNVASKSEVKTISNLTTKSKSIEVEKVSNGFVEIYFDKHSGNINKVSVIKYRDKKLPMVTFKTDNDNYMKVLDGYGDNYSMDIKELDGKKIITFSALQNNIGITKTYTIGKEGYLIDLNLKVSNNSDQTVKLEGNIDIGPGFGEGFEKSSYIFEGPMIYNGEKKEEVAPEKIKDTIKLDAPKWIGYTTKYYLIAAIDGNLELGKIEKVGESAIVKGVKQIILNPKSTSNIKFNIYVGPKEYDLLKSFNLGLEHSIDFGWFKFLAVPMLKFMIFIYSFTKNYGVAIIILTIIVKLLTYPLTIKSMTSMKKMQQIQPKLMEIKEKFKNDPQKMNTAMMELYRKHGVNPMGGCLPMIIQIPIFFALYKALLVSVELKGSPFILWITDLSEKDPYYITPIIMGITMFIQQKMTPSTMDPMQQKIFLMMPVIFTFLFLSFPSGLVIYWLTNNILSIIQQYYINKKLT; this is translated from the coding sequence ATGGACAAAAGAACATTATTAGCTGTGGCGATAAGTATAATGATCTTAATTGCATATCAATTCTTTTTCGCACCAGCACCAATGCCTGTGGCTCAGGATAACTCAGCCACATTATCAAAAGACAAAGACAATGTTGCTTCTAAATCTGAAGTAAAGACAATATCAAATCTTACGACAAAAAGTAAATCTATTGAAGTTGAAAAAGTATCAAATGGGTTTGTGGAAATCTATTTTGATAAGCATTCAGGAAACATAAACAAAGTTTCAGTGATAAAATATCGTGATAAAAAACTGCCTATGGTTACATTTAAAACTGATAATGATAATTATATGAAGGTTTTGGATGGATATGGTGACAATTATAGCATGGATATAAAAGAGCTTGATGGTAAAAAGATTATAACTTTTTCTGCCCTTCAAAATAATATAGGGATAACTAAAACCTATACAATAGGAAAAGAAGGGTATCTTATAGATTTAAATTTAAAAGTTTCAAACAATTCAGATCAAACTGTTAAACTTGAGGGTAATATAGATATAGGCCCAGGCTTTGGGGAAGGTTTTGAAAAAAGTAGTTATATATTCGAAGGTCCAATGATTTATAATGGTGAAAAGAAGGAAGAGGTAGCCCCAGAAAAGATCAAAGATACTATCAAACTTGATGCTCCCAAATGGATAGGTTATACTACAAAGTATTATCTTATTGCTGCAATCGATGGAAATCTTGAATTGGGCAAAATAGAAAAAGTGGGTGAAAGTGCTATTGTAAAGGGTGTAAAACAGATTATTTTAAACCCCAAATCCACTTCCAATATTAAATTCAATATATATGTTGGGCCTAAAGAGTATGATCTTTTAAAGAGTTTTAATCTTGGTTTGGAGCATAGTATAGATTTTGGCTGGTTTAAATTTCTTGCGGTACCGATGCTGAAATTTATGATTTTTATCTATAGTTTTACTAAAAACTATGGTGTGGCTATAATAATTCTCACAATTATAGTCAAGCTTCTAACCTACCCTCTTACAATAAAAAGTATGACATCTATGAAGAAGATGCAACAGATTCAGCCTAAGTTAATGGAAATAAAAGAAAAGTTTAAAAATGACCCACAAAAGATGAATACCGCAATGATGGAGCTTTATAGAAAACATGGTGTGAATCCTATGGGGGGCTGTTTACCTATGATAATTCAGATACCTATATTTTTTGCACTTTATAAAGCCCTTCTGGTTTCTGTGGAATTGAAAGGTTCACCTTTTATATTATGGATCACGGATCTATCCGAGAAGGATCCATATTATATAACCCCAATTATTATGGGTATTACGATGTTTATCCAACAGAAGATGACTCCATCCACTATGGATCCTATGCAACAGAAGATATTTCTTATGATGCCTGTAATATTTACATTTCTATTTCTCAGCTTCCCTTCCGGTCTTGTAATTTATTGGCTTACAAACAATATTCTTTCTATTATTCAACAGTACTATATTAATAAAAAGCTTACATGA
- a CDS encoding protein jag, producing MKYYEIECYDIDEGISKFLNENKIPREFITYEVIEQGSKGILGFGKKQSKVMIKFDDFEYLKRRAKVILHEILEKSGFSEFQIEIIEDKPKYIFNIISPDSKLLVGKFAQTLNALQELVDRLINIENYPEVEIVVDVEGYRERVTKHLAEKAVAAAETVKKTGKVQKLPPMITIIRKDIHKIVNDIEGVKTESSGTGDIKTIFIVPSKNNNRKRGNR from the coding sequence ATGAAGTATTATGAGATAGAATGTTACGACATTGATGAAGGTATTTCTAAGTTTCTCAATGAAAATAAGATTCCAAGAGAATTTATCACTTATGAAGTAATTGAGCAGGGTTCAAAAGGTATATTAGGTTTTGGAAAAAAGCAGTCAAAAGTAATGATAAAATTTGATGACTTTGAGTATTTAAAGAGAAGAGCAAAAGTTATCCTTCATGAAATCCTTGAGAAATCAGGTTTTTCAGAATTTCAAATTGAGATTATAGAAGATAAACCTAAATATATATTCAACATAATATCACCAGATTCAAAGCTTCTTGTGGGAAAATTTGCCCAAACTCTTAATGCACTTCAAGAATTGGTGGATAGACTGATAAATATAGAAAATTACCCAGAGGTGGAGATAGTTGTTGATGTGGAGGGTTATAGAGAAAGAGTTACAAAACATTTAGCTGAAAAGGCTGTTGCAGCAGCTGAAACGGTAAAAAAGACTGGAAAAGTACAGAAACTTCCCCCTATGATAACAATTATAAGAAAGGATATACACAAGATAGTAAACGATATCGAAGGGGTAAAAACAGAAAGTTCTGGTACTGGAGACATCAAAACAATCTTTATAGTTCCATCCAAAAACAATAACCGTAAAAGGGGGAATAGATGA
- a CDS encoding YHS domain-containing protein: protein MIKFLTFVLLAYLAYKLFTRSSKNSEVESKSSDSSNNPVELVKDPTCGTFVEKTTNFKVKYYDNIYYFCSEDCRQKFIEKMKSEG, encoded by the coding sequence ATGATTAAATTTTTGACTTTTGTATTACTGGCATACTTAGCTTATAAGCTTTTTACGAGAAGTAGTAAAAATTCTGAAGTGGAATCTAAATCTTCAGATTCTTCAAATAATCCTGTGGAGTTAGTAAAAGACCCAACATGTGGAACGTTTGTGGAAAAGACAACTAATTTCAAAGTAAAGTATTATGATAATATCTACTACTTTTGTTCAGAAGATTGTAGACAAAAATTTATAGAAAAAATGAAATCTGAGGGTTAA
- the fsa gene encoding fructose-6-phosphate aldolase, translating to MKIFLDTANIDEIKKGVDLGIIDGVTTNPTLVAKEKKDFKKLVKEICEIVKAPVSAEVISLDAEGMYREGLELSSISEHVVVKIPFTPEGLVATRKLTEKDVSINMTLIFSLNQALLACKAGARYISPFVGRLDDIGHNGFELAKNCQEMILSYGFDCEVIAASIRHPQHVIEAIKNNIDIATLPFSILIQMMKHPLTDIGIEKFLEDWKKANS from the coding sequence ATGAAGATATTTCTTGATACTGCCAATATTGATGAAATAAAGAAAGGTGTTGATCTGGGGATAATTGATGGAGTAACTACAAATCCAACTCTTGTGGCAAAGGAAAAAAAAGATTTCAAAAAGCTTGTTAAAGAAATTTGTGAGATTGTCAAAGCTCCAGTCAGTGCTGAAGTTATCTCTTTGGATGCAGAAGGGATGTATAGAGAGGGGCTTGAACTATCCTCCATAAGTGAGCATGTGGTCGTTAAGATACCATTTACTCCAGAAGGGCTTGTGGCCACCCGAAAGCTGACAGAAAAAGATGTGAGTATTAACATGACATTAATTTTTTCATTGAATCAGGCTCTACTTGCCTGTAAGGCAGGGGCAAGATATATTAGCCCTTTCGTTGGCAGGCTTGATGACATCGGACATAACGGTTTTGAACTCGCTAAAAATTGTCAGGAAATGATCCTATCATATGGATTTGACTGTGAAGTGATAGCTGCAAGTATCAGGCATCCACAGCATGTAATAGAAGCCATCAAAAATAACATCGATATCGCTACCCTACCCTTTTCCATACTGATTCAGATGATGAAACATCCACTAACAGATATAGGTATAGAAAAATTTTTAGAGGATTGGAAAAAAGCTAATAGCTAA
- a CDS encoding nitroreductase family protein has protein sequence MDVITAIKTRRSIRTFLDKPVEKEKIDELLKLAMCAPSAGNEQPWHFIVVDDVKIKKDIADMHPYAKMLYQAPIGIIVLGDVSVEKYKGYWVQDCSAAIMNILTAAPEFNLQTVWCGIYPTEERVKDFVDYFKLPSNMIPMALIALGYSDKKGFEVDRFKPERIHYNRF, from the coding sequence ATGGATGTAATCACCGCTATAAAGACGAGAAGAAGTATTAGAACTTTTCTGGATAAGCCTGTAGAAAAAGAGAAGATTGATGAATTATTAAAGCTGGCAATGTGTGCCCCTTCCGCCGGAAATGAACAGCCGTGGCATTTTATAGTTGTGGATGATGTAAAAATAAAGAAAGATATTGCGGATATGCACCCCTATGCCAAAATGCTTTATCAGGCGCCTATTGGTATAATTGTTTTGGGAGATGTTTCAGTTGAAAAATATAAAGGGTATTGGGTTCAGGATTGCTCTGCAGCGATAATGAATATCCTTACCGCAGCACCCGAATTTAACTTGCAAACTGTATGGTGTGGAATCTACCCTACTGAAGAAAGGGTCAAAGATTTTGTGGATTATTTCAAACTACCTTCAAATATGATACCTATGGCACTTATAGCATTGGGGTATTCTGATAAAAAGGGGTTTGAAGTGGATAGATTTAAGCCCGAAAGGATTCATTACAACAGATTCTAA
- a CDS encoding MerR family transcriptional regulator yields MQNKIYYKIGEVCEITGLKPSIVRFWEKEFHQLRPLKLSSNQRYYTSNHIDLLNKIKYLLYEEKLTIEGAKKKLKEKTTEEKLSEIKEELKSILLDIKKSIQEGRSID; encoded by the coding sequence ATGCAAAATAAGATTTACTATAAGATAGGAGAGGTCTGTGAAATTACAGGCCTCAAACCTTCTATAGTGAGATTTTGGGAAAAAGAGTTTCATCAGTTAAGACCTTTAAAATTAAGTTCAAATCAGAGATACTACACCTCCAATCATATAGATTTATTAAATAAAATTAAATACCTGCTATATGAAGAAAAATTGACAATTGAAGGTGCAAAAAAAAAGCTCAAAGAAAAAACAACAGAAGAAAAACTTTCAGAAATCAAAGAGGAGTTGAAATCTATTTTATTGGATATCAAAAAAAGTATACAAGAAGGTAGATCTATAGATTAA
- a CDS encoding integration host factor subunit alpha, which yields MTKADIVDIIYETLGISKKDIYKVVDSVFNKIKDEILSKNNVKISGFGSFEVKTRGRRIGRNPKTGEEKVIEARTVVSFKPSRLLKEEVNAK from the coding sequence ATGACTAAAGCTGACATAGTTGATATAATTTATGAAACTCTGGGAATCTCAAAAAAAGATATCTACAAGGTTGTGGATTCAGTTTTCAATAAAATAAAAGATGAGATTCTCAGTAAGAATAATGTGAAAATCTCCGGTTTTGGTAGCTTTGAAGTTAAAACCAGAGGAAGAAGAATTGGTAGAAACCCAAAAACTGGTGAAGAAAAAGTTATTGAAGCAAGGACTGTTGTTTCTTTTAAACCAAGCAGACTTTTAAAAGAAGAGGTTAATGCAAAATAA
- the fusA gene encoding elongation factor G — MNVSDIRNIRNVVFISHGGAGKTSLVDTILFNAKVNNRIGSVDNGTSLMDFDPVEIERKISINLKIASIEWNNTLINIVDTPGYANFLHETKSAVSAVGGAVVVASAITGVKVETERVWKYADEYDLAKIIFVNKMDKERADFFRALADIEKTFKVRPLPIFLPIGQEDSFRGIIDLVKMKAYIYPTEPTANYKIEEIPAELLSEAESHRTKLIEAISELDDALIEKYLDGEEFTEEEIVKGIREGTISKRFFPVIPGSAVKNIGSKLLLEAIIKYLPSPIERERKKAIDQKTGETVFVDPLDPEFRAFVFKTFIDPFAGKLSIFRVYSGEITNDSEVYNINKDETEKINQLYLLQGKNFVKVDKLIAGQIGMVNKLKYTETFDTLSKNKKSTVVFEPVQIPEPVLAFSLVPKSKDDEDKVSSGLHRLMEEDIGIRLTRDEQTNELLLSGTGQMHIEVVVDKLKRKFNVEVELKTPKVPYKETIKKSAQGQGKYKKQSGGRGQYGDVWIELQPLERGAGFIFEDRIVGGVVPKQYIPAVEKGLREASMKGVLAGFPTVDFKAILYDGSYHSVDSSEMAFKIAASLAFKKVAAAASPTILEPIMNLDVFVPDDTTGAVIGDLNSRRGRILNVEPQVNGQHIRAQVPMAEVLKYAPDLRSITGGRGTFTIEFSHYEELPSYLAEKVIAENKKVQQEEEEE; from the coding sequence ATGAATGTAAGTGATATTAGAAATATCCGCAATGTTGTATTTATTTCTCATGGTGGTGCGGGTAAAACAAGTCTGGTAGACACAATCCTTTTTAATGCCAAAGTAAACAACCGGATAGGTAGTGTAGACAATGGGACGAGTTTAATGGATTTTGATCCCGTTGAGATTGAAAGAAAGATCTCAATAAATTTGAAAATCGCCTCAATAGAATGGAATAATACATTAATAAATATTGTGGACACCCCAGGTTATGCAAATTTTCTCCATGAAACCAAATCTGCTGTTTCGGCAGTTGGTGGAGCAGTTGTTGTTGCCAGCGCAATTACAGGTGTAAAAGTGGAGACAGAAAGGGTTTGGAAGTACGCAGATGAATACGATCTTGCTAAAATCATATTTGTAAATAAGATGGATAAAGAGCGAGCCGACTTTTTTAGGGCTCTTGCCGATATAGAAAAAACATTCAAAGTAAGACCACTGCCGATATTCTTACCAATTGGCCAGGAAGATAGCTTCAGGGGAATTATAGATCTTGTGAAAATGAAAGCATATATTTATCCTACAGAACCAACTGCTAATTATAAAATAGAAGAGATACCGGCAGAGCTTTTATCGGAGGCTGAATCCCATAGAACAAAATTAATCGAAGCAATTAGCGAGCTTGATGATGCGTTAATAGAGAAATATTTAGATGGGGAGGAATTTACTGAAGAAGAGATAGTAAAAGGTATAAGAGAAGGCACCATTTCCAAAAGATTTTTCCCTGTAATACCAGGTTCTGCAGTTAAAAATATCGGAAGCAAATTGCTTCTGGAGGCTATAATAAAATACCTGCCATCACCTATTGAAAGGGAAAGAAAGAAGGCTATTGATCAAAAGACAGGAGAAACAGTATTTGTGGATCCACTTGATCCAGAGTTTAGGGCTTTTGTATTTAAAACATTTATAGATCCGTTTGCAGGGAAATTAAGTATTTTTAGGGTTTACTCCGGAGAGATAACTAACGATTCAGAAGTTTATAATATAAATAAGGATGAAACTGAAAAGATAAATCAACTATACCTTTTGCAGGGGAAAAACTTTGTAAAGGTTGACAAGTTGATAGCAGGTCAAATAGGGATGGTTAATAAGCTTAAGTACACCGAAACTTTTGATACACTTTCAAAGAATAAAAAATCAACCGTTGTTTTTGAGCCGGTTCAGATTCCGGAGCCTGTATTGGCTTTTTCTCTAGTTCCAAAATCCAAAGATGACGAAGATAAGGTAAGCTCTGGTCTTCATAGACTCATGGAGGAGGATATCGGCATAAGGTTAACCAGAGATGAACAGACAAATGAACTACTTTTAAGCGGTACAGGTCAGATGCATATTGAAGTGGTTGTTGATAAATTGAAAAGAAAGTTTAACGTGGAAGTAGAGCTTAAAACACCTAAGGTACCTTACAAGGAAACTATCAAAAAGAGCGCCCAAGGGCAGGGTAAATACAAGAAGCAGTCTGGCGGTAGAGGTCAATATGGTGATGTGTGGATAGAGCTACAACCTCTTGAAAGAGGCGCCGGATTTATTTTTGAAGATAGAATTGTGGGTGGGGTTGTGCCAAAACAGTATATCCCTGCTGTGGAAAAAGGGTTGAGGGAAGCAAGTATGAAGGGGGTTCTGGCAGGATTTCCTACTGTAGACTTTAAAGCTATCTTGTACGATGGATCTTACCATTCCGTCGACTCATCTGAGATGGCTTTTAAGATTGCAGCTTCTCTTGCTTTCAAAAAAGTTGCAGCTGCCGCTTCACCAACAATATTAGAGCCGATTATGAATCTTGATGTTTTTGTGCCAGATGATACCACAGGCGCAGTCATTGGTGATCTCAATTCCAGAAGGGGAAGAATCCTCAACGTTGAGCCTCAAGTCAACGGTCAACATATTAGGGCACAGGTGCCCATGGCTGAAGTTTTAAAATATGCTCCTGATTTAAGAAGTATAACCGGCGGTAGAGGAACGTTTACTATAGAATTCAGCCATTACGAGGAGCTGCCAAGTTATCTTGCAGAAAAAGTGATAGCTGAAAATAAAAAGGTACAGCAAGAGGAAGAGGAAGAGTAA